The Candidatus Eisenbacteria bacterium genome contains a region encoding:
- the groES gene encoding co-chaperone GroES, with protein sequence MKIKPLNDRILVKRLDAEEKTKGGIIIPDTAKEKPNQGRVVAIGEGAKDKDGKRVPIQLKSGDRILFSSYAGTDLKLEGEEYIILREDDVYGIIE encoded by the coding sequence ATGAAGATCAAACCTCTCAACGATCGGATTCTCGTGAAGCGTCTCGATGCGGAGGAAAAGACGAAGGGCGGGATCATCATTCCCGACACCGCCAAGGAGAAGCCGAACCAGGGTCGCGTGGTCGCCATCGGCGAGGGCGCGAAGGACAAGGACGGGAAGCGAGTGCCGATCCAGCTGAAGAGCGGGGATCGGATCCTCTTCTCTTCGTACGCCGGAACCGATCTCAAGTTGGAAGGCGAGGAGTACATCATCCTCCGCGAGGACGATGTCTACGGGATCATCGAGTAA
- a CDS encoding Gfo/Idh/MocA family oxidoreductase yields the protein MKELRLGLAGLGRHGARYARHLLRGEVPGARLAAIARREVALGREQAKEWGVAFHEDVRSLARDPSVDALLVVTPAAHHAEAVEASADARKPVLVEKPLAPDPASCDRIARAAERSGIEVMVGQTSRYEGPILGLLDALPSIAPVREVLFSLRSEDRTHEKGVFSDRLDDGGALLDSGVHYFDLLPFLIGPIAEVWCERRFVRGSRIDDAYTAVLRSRSGARAVIDMSRWGSSRRESIEVVGEGGILVASRTPPSLERIEGRKSRSVPFPHVPGTLIPVLLDFLRVSRGATRPPITIADGRAAVALADACARSGGSWIPPD from the coding sequence TTGAAAGAGCTTCGTCTCGGGCTCGCGGGGCTCGGCCGGCACGGCGCCCGCTACGCCCGCCACCTTCTCCGGGGTGAGGTTCCCGGGGCGCGCCTCGCCGCGATTGCGCGGCGCGAGGTCGCGCTCGGCCGCGAGCAGGCGAAGGAGTGGGGGGTCGCGTTTCACGAGGATGTCCGCTCGCTCGCCCGCGATCCGTCGGTCGACGCGCTTCTCGTGGTCACCCCCGCGGCGCATCACGCCGAGGCGGTGGAGGCGTCGGCCGACGCCCGCAAGCCGGTTCTCGTCGAGAAGCCCCTCGCTCCCGATCCGGCCTCGTGCGATCGGATCGCGCGCGCGGCGGAGCGCTCCGGCATCGAGGTGATGGTCGGCCAGACGAGCCGCTACGAGGGCCCGATTCTTGGTCTTCTCGACGCGCTTCCGAGCATCGCGCCCGTGCGAGAAGTGCTCTTCTCTCTTCGATCCGAGGACCGGACGCACGAGAAGGGGGTCTTCAGCGATCGCCTCGACGACGGCGGCGCCCTTCTCGATTCGGGTGTGCACTATTTCGATCTTCTCCCTTTCCTCATCGGTCCGATCGCGGAAGTCTGGTGCGAGCGGCGCTTCGTGCGCGGGTCGCGAATCGACGACGCGTACACGGCGGTTCTCCGCTCGCGCTCGGGTGCGCGCGCGGTGATCGACATGAGCCGCTGGGGGAGCTCGCGCCGGGAGTCGATCGAGGTGGTGGGCGAGGGGGGGATCCTTGTCGCTTCGCGCACCCCCCCCTCTCTCGAGAGGATCGAGGGCCGCAAGAGCCGGTCGGTCCCCTTCCCGCACGTTCCGGGGACGCTCATCCCGGTTCTTCTCGACTTCCTTCGCGTCTCGCGCGGCGCGACTCGGCCGCCGATCACGATCGCGGACGGCCGGGCGGCGGTGGCGCTCGCCGACGCGTGCGCCCGAAGCGGGGGCTCCTGGATCCCGCCCGATTGA
- a CDS encoding ribonuclease Z gives MIIWTVLGSGNHHASARRGSPGHLVEAGGLHLLFDCGAGTFHSLTKAGSAPERIAACFVTHVHPDHVSDLVPLLFRVRNHAKGSEKPATLHLFGPPGFASFVRSLRLVHAPFLETENLRLVVHEGERGEESLGTVRIRYAPVPHGIAAIAYSIRTEEGDAAVYTGDTGRSAELVRLARGAGLLVIEAGLAEGEEDPFHLAPADAARIAAEAEVRGMLLVHLGPESDEVDLAGACRDLFNGKILVAEDLLRVRVEEGEVS, from the coding sequence ATGATCATCTGGACGGTTCTCGGGAGCGGCAACCACCACGCCAGCGCACGGCGCGGATCGCCGGGGCACCTCGTCGAGGCGGGCGGGCTTCATCTTCTTTTCGATTGCGGCGCGGGGACGTTTCATTCCCTGACGAAGGCCGGGTCGGCCCCCGAGCGCATCGCCGCGTGCTTCGTCACGCACGTGCATCCCGACCACGTCTCCGACCTCGTTCCGCTCCTCTTCCGCGTCCGGAACCACGCGAAGGGGAGCGAAAAGCCGGCGACGCTCCACCTCTTCGGGCCGCCCGGGTTCGCGAGCTTCGTCCGATCGCTCCGCCTCGTGCACGCGCCTTTTCTAGAGACCGAGAACCTTCGGCTCGTCGTTCACGAGGGAGAGCGGGGGGAGGAGAGCCTCGGAACGGTTCGGATTCGATACGCGCCCGTGCCCCACGGGATCGCGGCGATCGCCTACTCGATCCGCACCGAGGAAGGGGACGCGGCGGTTTACACCGGCGACACCGGGCGATCCGCCGAGCTCGTGCGCCTCGCGCGGGGCGCGGGGCTTCTCGTCATCGAGGCCGGCCTCGCGGAGGGAGAGGAGGATCCCTTCCACCTCGCGCCGGCCGACGCGGCGCGGATCGCCGCCGAGGCGGAGGTGAGGGGGATGCTGCTCGTCCACCTCGGTCCGGAGAGCGACGAGGTCGACCTCGCAGGCGCGTGCCGCGATCTCTTTAATGGTAAAATTCTCGTGGCGGAGGATCTTCTCCGGGTGCGCGTCGAGGAGGGCGAGGTCTCTTGA
- a CDS encoding nicotinate phosphoribosyltransferase has translation MSTRSPVPAPFPYDKEGVRSGYYSDAYFLNAGAILDRLVVDHYRYAGKFPVLPSGSGAGRVAVGTIETEMHFFTRRKPWSVVCGINHSLQVLKECAGGVNRPRRVSAPRILDAEAVPEGTRVMPWAPVLVVRGEYRRYGYLETVLLGILSRETKIATNVYRALRAARGKPIFFFPARFDLPEAQRLDGYAYRLAVEQYNRDSGRQVQPYVSTQAQAELWGGQSSGTVPHAYLLCFLRDTAEAMVQFARTLPIAVKRIALVDVNNDSIGDSIRAASALFEEHERRIRAGDREGAERYRLFAVRVDTAESLVDVSLGRRGEPGVSPDLIRALRRALDEAPDRLGFRGDERERALRYFRSIRIAATGGFNEEKIRHFESLRVPVDIYGIGSSFLQERNDFTADVLRAKVGGKWVPMAKVGRRPRRNSQLERVRFG, from the coding sequence ATGTCGACCCGCTCACCTGTCCCCGCGCCTTTCCCCTACGACAAAGAAGGGGTCCGCTCCGGATACTACTCGGACGCCTACTTTCTCAACGCGGGAGCCATTCTCGACCGCCTGGTCGTCGACCACTACCGCTACGCGGGGAAATTCCCCGTTCTCCCCTCGGGGAGCGGCGCGGGGAGGGTCGCAGTCGGAACGATCGAGACCGAGATGCACTTCTTCACTCGGAGAAAGCCCTGGTCGGTCGTTTGCGGTATCAACCATTCCCTTCAGGTCCTTAAGGAATGCGCCGGAGGCGTGAACCGCCCGCGCCGCGTCTCCGCTCCCAGGATTCTCGACGCGGAGGCGGTTCCGGAAGGGACGCGCGTGATGCCGTGGGCGCCTGTCCTCGTCGTGCGCGGGGAGTACCGGCGGTACGGATATCTCGAGACCGTGCTTCTCGGCATCCTCTCGAGGGAGACGAAGATCGCGACGAACGTCTACCGGGCGCTCCGGGCGGCGCGCGGCAAGCCGATCTTCTTCTTCCCCGCGCGCTTCGATCTCCCCGAGGCGCAGAGGCTGGACGGATACGCGTATCGCCTCGCGGTCGAGCAGTACAACCGGGACTCCGGGCGGCAGGTGCAGCCGTACGTCTCCACGCAGGCGCAGGCCGAGCTCTGGGGCGGGCAGTCGAGCGGGACGGTCCCTCACGCGTACCTCCTCTGCTTCCTTCGCGACACGGCGGAGGCGATGGTCCAGTTCGCCCGCACGCTCCCGATCGCGGTGAAGAGGATCGCGCTCGTCGATGTGAACAACGACTCGATCGGCGATTCGATCCGCGCCGCGTCCGCCCTCTTCGAGGAGCACGAGAGGCGCATCCGGGCGGGGGATCGAGAGGGAGCGGAACGCTATCGTCTTTTCGCGGTGCGCGTCGACACAGCGGAGAGCCTCGTCGATGTCTCGCTCGGCAGGAGAGGGGAGCCGGGGGTGTCCCCCGATCTGATTCGAGCGCTCCGCCGGGCGCTCGACGAGGCGCCGGACCGCCTCGGATTCCGCGGAGACGAGCGGGAGCGCGCGCTCCGGTACTTCCGCTCCATCCGGATCGCCGCGACGGGAGGCTTCAACGAGGAGAAGATCCGCCATTTCGAAAGCCTCCGCGTCCCGGTCGACATCTACGGGATCGGGTCGTCATTCCTTCAGGAAAGAAACGATTTCACCGCCGACGTCCTCCGGGCGAAGGTCGGGGGGAAGTGGGTCCCGATGGCCAAGGTCGGCCGCCGGCCGAGGCGAAACTCGCAACTCGAGCGCGTCCGTTTCGGATGA
- a CDS encoding YkgJ family cysteine cluster protein, giving the protein MIDKRTVHFSCTRCGRCCREPGYVFFSPSDRRRGARHLGISVRAFKQQYGGDEAGTEIRVTRRRQCPFFSEEGCAIHPAHPEQCRTFPFWPEIVESKDAWNRRSRRCPGMGRIG; this is encoded by the coding sequence ATGATCGATAAGCGAACGGTTCATTTCTCATGTACCCGATGCGGGCGCTGCTGCCGGGAGCCCGGGTACGTCTTCTTCTCGCCGTCCGACCGGCGGAGGGGGGCCCGGCATCTCGGCATCTCCGTTCGCGCGTTCAAACAACAGTATGGCGGGGATGAGGCGGGGACCGAGATCCGCGTGACGCGAAGGCGGCAGTGTCCGTTCTTCTCCGAAGAGGGGTGCGCGATCCATCCGGCGCATCCCGAGCAGTGCCGCACTTTCCCCTTCTGGCCGGAGATCGTCGAGTCAAAGGACGCTTGGAACCGCCGATCCCGCCGTTGCCCGGGGATGGGAAGGATCGGATAG